A part of Leptospira congkakensis genomic DNA contains:
- a CDS encoding response regulator: MEINSKPKILIVDDEPTNLQILNEILQNDYTLLFAKDGLKGIELAESQEPELILLDVMMPEMTGHEVCKILKSNEKTKFIPVIFVTALTDVGDEEKGFQLGAVDYITKPVSPPIVKVRIKNHLSLVDVNEVKTTRLQIVQRLGMASEYKDNETGMHVIRMSHYSQSLALAYGYSSEAAEEILNAAPMHDVGKIGIPDHIIQKPGKLTPEEWEIMKRHPEIGAEIIGDHNSSLLKLARSIAITHHEKYDGTGYPYGLKGDKIPLEGRIIAIADVFDALTTVRPYKKAWEVDAAIEFLKKESGTHFDPNLVQKFVSVLPTILEIKNQWPEET; encoded by the coding sequence GTGGAAATTAACTCTAAACCTAAAATTTTAATTGTTGATGATGAACCGACTAATTTGCAGATCTTAAACGAAATTCTGCAGAATGATTATACTCTTTTATTTGCAAAAGATGGTTTGAAAGGAATCGAATTAGCAGAATCGCAAGAACCGGAACTAATTCTTTTGGATGTGATGATGCCTGAAATGACAGGGCATGAGGTTTGTAAGATCTTAAAGTCTAATGAGAAAACAAAATTCATTCCAGTCATCTTTGTAACAGCACTAACCGATGTGGGCGATGAGGAAAAAGGATTTCAGTTGGGAGCAGTTGATTACATCACAAAACCAGTAAGTCCTCCAATCGTAAAGGTTAGAATCAAAAACCATCTATCATTAGTGGATGTAAATGAAGTCAAAACCACTAGGTTACAAATTGTCCAACGATTGGGGATGGCATCCGAATACAAGGACAATGAAACAGGGATGCATGTGATTCGTATGAGTCATTATTCGCAAAGCCTTGCTTTGGCCTATGGGTATTCTTCTGAGGCAGCAGAAGAAATTCTCAATGCAGCTCCTATGCATGATGTGGGTAAAATTGGAATTCCAGATCATATCATTCAAAAACCTGGGAAACTAACTCCAGAGGAATGGGAGATTATGAAACGCCATCCTGAAATTGGAGCGGAAATCATCGGAGATCATAATTCAAGTCTCTTAAAATTGGCCAGATCAATCGCCATCACACATCATGAAAAATATGATGGAACAGGTTATCCTTATGGTTTGAAGGGAGATAAAATTCCACTGGAAGGACGTATCATTGCTATTGCTGACGTTTTTGATGCACTAACCACTGTTAGGCCTTACAAAAAAGCTTGGGAAGTTGATGCCGCTATTGAATTTTTAAAGAAAGAATCGGGAACTCATTTTGATCCAAATTTAGTTCAAAAATTCGTTTCCGTGTTACCTACAATTCTTGAAATCAAAAACCAATGGCCTGAGGAAACGTAA
- a CDS encoding MHYT domain-containing protein: MGIEFLKHFFIIDASQLYFVEGTYNYWLVSLSILISIFASWISLYMLTRFSNVENKYSRLAILFTSSLSMGGAVWSMHFIGMMSFELCTKVTYHKLITILSILPSFIASYFALQTLSKKRITRKELISVGILVGAGIGFMHYMGMAAMEMRPRLMYDPLLFLVSLVVAISFAILSIFIQFRLKNSKLKIRSFYLTLFSGIVMGSAISGMHYTGMAAARFVIEQNQVLDKSNSDQLFMVALVGFGSIFVIGSAVVTIAFISYKDLFQNLLKSESRLRAIIETAADAIVMINTKGIVQEFNITAEKMFGWKAKEIIGKNVNILMPNPYQGEHDHYLSNYLRTGEAKIIGIGRETIAIRKDGTTFPIRLAIGHTKLPQDDIFVGLISDISERIMIENALKENEEQLKSFIQNIPGVVYRCLVDEDWTSVFMSDAISTLSGYPAKDFLKPNRKRTFTEIIHPEDRAHVANIIQNAIDLSDTFVLNYRIIQKTGDIRWVLEYGGLVLDENNKVKFLDGVILDNTDRRMIEEALIDSKEKAEMAAITKTTFLANMSHEIRTPMNAIIGFTEVLLSGDLVGNQKNHLETVKNSAKSLLRLLNDVLNSAKLDRGAVELEIIDFSLISLVDQVCSAMGIESKRRGLEFKYLLDDNLEEYYKGDSLRIRQILTNLIGNAIKFTKEGFIHLKITTKNGEVLFHIQDTGIGIAADRVEKIFDPFTQADVSMSRKFGGTGLGTTISKQLVELMKGKIWVESELGVGTNFYVSLPLEKGNPIFEINERIDFDLPSLEILIVDDVKQNVELIQLLMTSNGHKVEIAKNGIEALEIFKSKPFDLVLMDIQMPEMDGLEATRQIRIFEKQNSVRTPIIALSASVFEEDKQSAKDAGMDGFVSKPIDIHDLFFEIKKLLVGTRENSVAKKTESDADEIFQIDRGKVLFGSLEKYALMLDGFFADFKQEIEDSVHHSQSTSEQQQFLHKIKGVSANLGILPISSASLQLEGKLSNSQLTKTDFESLKMVFKNSYLEFQKTFGSKISKSKTESFPEKSLSLEDKNLLLTSIKVLTESFSRGSVDQNQVKILTELLRGTENSAMISDIESSILQFDFENTIKKLKNLEDIISGDPGGN, from the coding sequence ATGGGTATCGAATTTCTAAAACATTTTTTCATCATAGATGCTAGCCAATTGTATTTTGTAGAAGGGACTTATAACTATTGGTTGGTTTCCCTTTCTATTTTGATTTCGATCTTTGCTTCTTGGATTTCTTTATACATGCTCACTCGTTTTTCAAACGTTGAGAACAAGTATTCTCGTTTAGCAATTTTGTTTACCTCTAGTTTGTCGATGGGTGGGGCCGTTTGGTCAATGCACTTTATTGGAATGATGTCCTTTGAGTTATGCACAAAAGTTACTTACCATAAACTCATTACGATTCTTTCCATCCTTCCCAGTTTTATTGCTTCTTATTTTGCCTTACAAACATTAAGTAAAAAAAGAATCACAAGAAAGGAATTGATTTCTGTTGGAATCCTTGTTGGTGCCGGAATTGGTTTTATGCATTATATGGGTATGGCTGCCATGGAAATGCGGCCAAGGTTAATGTATGATCCTCTTTTATTTTTGGTGTCACTTGTTGTTGCTATTTCCTTTGCGATTTTATCCATTTTCATTCAATTTCGATTGAAGAACTCCAAGTTAAAGATAAGGAGTTTTTATCTCACTTTGTTTAGCGGTATTGTTATGGGTAGTGCCATCTCGGGGATGCATTACACTGGGATGGCAGCAGCACGTTTTGTGATCGAACAGAATCAAGTTTTAGATAAGTCCAATTCAGACCAATTGTTCATGGTGGCTTTGGTAGGTTTTGGAAGTATTTTTGTGATAGGTTCGGCAGTGGTCACAATTGCCTTTATTAGTTATAAAGATCTTTTTCAAAATCTTTTAAAAAGCGAATCCAGGTTACGTGCCATTATTGAAACAGCCGCTGATGCGATAGTGATGATTAATACCAAGGGAATTGTCCAAGAATTTAATATCACCGCAGAAAAGATGTTTGGTTGGAAAGCAAAAGAAATCATCGGTAAAAACGTTAATATTCTAATGCCTAATCCTTACCAAGGTGAACATGATCACTATCTTTCTAATTATCTAAGGACTGGTGAAGCTAAAATCATTGGAATCGGCAGAGAAACCATTGCTATTAGAAAAGATGGGACTACCTTTCCCATTCGGTTGGCAATTGGTCATACAAAACTGCCTCAAGATGATATCTTCGTTGGACTGATTAGTGATATTTCTGAAAGGATCATGATCGAAAATGCTCTCAAAGAAAATGAGGAACAATTAAAATCCTTCATTCAGAACATTCCTGGAGTGGTTTACAGGTGCCTCGTGGATGAAGACTGGACTTCTGTTTTTATGAGTGATGCAATTTCAACTTTATCAGGATATCCTGCGAAAGACTTTTTAAAACCAAATCGCAAACGTACTTTCACAGAAATCATTCACCCGGAAGACAGGGCTCACGTTGCTAACATCATTCAAAATGCGATTGATTTATCCGATACTTTTGTGCTGAACTATCGAATCATTCAGAAAACAGGGGATATTCGTTGGGTTTTAGAGTATGGTGGCCTTGTTTTAGATGAAAACAATAAAGTGAAATTTTTGGATGGAGTGATCTTAGACAATACAGATCGAAGGATGATCGAAGAAGCACTCATTGACTCCAAAGAAAAAGCGGAGATGGCAGCGATTACCAAAACAACCTTTTTGGCAAATATGAGTCATGAGATCAGAACTCCAATGAACGCTATCATTGGATTCACAGAAGTTTTATTATCTGGGGACTTAGTCGGAAATCAAAAAAATCATCTAGAGACTGTTAAAAACTCCGCCAAATCATTGTTAAGACTTTTAAATGATGTTTTAAATTCCGCAAAACTTGACCGTGGTGCCGTTGAGCTTGAAATTATAGATTTTTCTTTGATTTCACTTGTCGACCAAGTTTGTTCTGCCATGGGGATTGAATCCAAACGAAGAGGATTAGAGTTTAAGTATTTACTAGATGATAATTTAGAAGAGTATTATAAAGGTGATAGTCTTCGTATAAGACAAATTTTAACAAACCTGATTGGAAACGCGATTAAGTTTACCAAGGAAGGTTTTATTCATTTAAAGATCACAACCAAAAACGGTGAGGTGCTTTTCCATATCCAGGATACAGGGATAGGAATTGCCGCGGATCGAGTGGAAAAGATTTTTGATCCATTCACACAAGCCGATGTTTCCATGAGTCGAAAATTTGGTGGAACAGGTCTTGGTACCACAATTTCTAAACAATTAGTTGAGTTGATGAAAGGTAAAATTTGGGTAGAAAGTGAACTTGGGGTCGGTACAAATTTTTATGTATCTCTTCCATTAGAAAAAGGAAATCCCATTTTTGAAATAAATGAAAGAATCGATTTTGATTTGCCTAGTTTAGAAATATTAATCGTGGATGATGTCAAACAAAATGTTGAGCTTATTCAGTTGTTAATGACATCTAATGGTCATAAGGTGGAGATTGCCAAAAATGGAATCGAAGCATTGGAGATCTTTAAATCCAAACCATTCGATTTGGTTCTTATGGACATCCAAATGCCCGAGATGGATGGATTAGAAGCCACAAGACAGATTCGTATTTTTGAAAAACAAAATTCTGTTCGGACTCCAATCATTGCTCTATCGGCAAGTGTATTTGAAGAAGACAAACAATCTGCAAAAGATGCTGGAATGGATGGGTTTGTTTCGAAGCCAATCGACATTCATGATTTATTTTTTGAAATCAAAAAACTGTTGGTAGGGACTCGTGAAAATTCTGTCGCAAAGAAAACAGAGTCGGATGCAGACGAAATTTTTCAAATCGATCGAGGAAAGGTTTTGTTTGGATCTTTAGAGAAGTATGCACTGATGTTGGATGGCTTTTTTGCCGATTTCAAACAAGAAATTGAGGATAGTGTTCATCACTCGCAAAGTACATCCGAACAACAACAATTTTTACATAAAATAAAAGGTGTTTCTGCCAACTTAGGAATTCTTCCCATTTCTTCGGCCTCTCTCCAATTAGAAGGAAAACTATCGAATTCCCAACTGACAAAAACCGATTTTGAAAGTTTAAAGATGGTTTTTAAGAATTCTTATTTAGAGTTTCAAAAAACATTTGGATCAAAAATTTCTAAAAGCAAAACAGAAAGTTTTCCAGAAAAATCACTTTCCTTAGAAGACAAAAATCTTCTCCTAACATCTATTAAGGTTTTAACGGAATCTTTTTCACGCGGGTCTGTAGATCAAAATCAGGTGAAGATTTTGACTGAACTTTTAAGGGGAACGGAAAACTCCGCGATGATTTCTGATATTGAATCATCGATTTTACAATTTGATTTTGAAAATACGATTAAAAAGCTAAAAAATCTCGAAGATATCATTTCAGGAGATCCTGGTGGAAATTAA
- a CDS encoding SDR family NAD(P)-dependent oxidoreductase, translating to MDQILKNKNAIITGGALGIGRETSLLLARKGAHVIVSDINLTEGNKVVAEIEHLGGSAEFIKCDVTCEEEIITLVETFKSRNNRLDIMVNNAGIANKPTFMHKVTTEVWNRLILMDLTSVFWCQKYATKLMLGDRIGGSIINVASIAGLGASPSLGPYCVAKAGVIELTTTGALEVARFGVRINAVCPGWTETAILDVAGERGKEAMEKNIPMGRLGKPAEVANLIGFLASEESSFITGSVYRVDGGTRS from the coding sequence ATGGATCAAATTTTAAAAAACAAAAATGCAATTATTACAGGAGGTGCTCTTGGAATCGGAAGAGAAACATCCTTACTACTCGCGCGGAAAGGGGCTCATGTCATTGTATCTGACATCAATCTAACAGAAGGAAACAAAGTTGTCGCGGAAATTGAACATTTAGGTGGGTCAGCTGAATTTATCAAATGTGATGTCACCTGTGAGGAAGAAATCATTACACTTGTCGAAACATTCAAATCAAGGAACAATCGTTTGGATATTATGGTAAACAATGCCGGAATTGCAAACAAACCAACATTTATGCACAAGGTGACAACCGAAGTCTGGAACCGTTTAATTTTAATGGATTTAACAAGTGTATTTTGGTGCCAAAAATATGCCACAAAACTAATGCTTGGTGACCGTATTGGCGGATCCATTATCAATGTTGCCTCAATCGCAGGGCTTGGTGCTTCTCCTTCGCTTGGTCCTTATTGCGTAGCCAAAGCGGGAGTGATTGAACTGACAACCACAGGTGCCTTAGAAGTCGCACGATTTGGTGTTCGGATCAATGCAGTTTGCCCCGGTTGGACTGAAACTGCAATCCTCGATGTGGCAGGAGAACGAGGAAAAGAGGCCATGGAAAAAAATATTCCGATGGGAAGGCTTGGTAAACCGGCGGAGGTGGCAAACCTGATTGGATTTCTAGCATCAGAAGAATCGAGTTTTATAACGGGATCAGTGTATCGTGTGGATGGGGGAACAAGGAGTTAG